A DNA window from Peromyscus leucopus breed LL Stock chromosome 3, UCI_PerLeu_2.1, whole genome shotgun sequence contains the following coding sequences:
- the Znf786 gene encoding zinc finger protein 786, whose amino-acid sequence MAGPARLPLTFEDVAIYFSEQEWRHLEAWQQELYKHVMRTNYETLVSLDNGLPKPQLISWIELGRELFGSWGEEEKLEKGIRSSIDDVHFHLVIEEPLFESGQQSVKSRAVTCRMQLNPLESQHSFGLVLGGKEDVSLGHDQGIGLVNAQTHSLGTLVSTVHSSSEAAQKGLWSHRTPDLPGLQKVTSGQSTQHSCPVCAENSREENHLVKHRKGHPKNPSCRVWKKVSRQTGSQQQWSFSCPECGKSFCLKQYLVRHLDAHTKKRPPQCPTCKVYFHHEHTLSSCHLKNNSSQHPKCDKSFPMDSNVHQYQQSQERPTSWREDPMVPSRQKPDPSLDYEGSCHKGSKLKALECGCSLGEDKPCSCTECGGCFLSRSKQAILCRAHTGEKPFGCPESNKCFCLRDLQIVHRSVHGEERRFSCRKCGQGFTKHCKFTEHARDISGEKSFWCTQCGRNFSPKGQPLRHPRLHPEEKPFQCTVCDLCFRLKSRLRERPFSCSECGRAFTHQCKLREHLRVHSGERPFRCPECHKSFRLKGILKAHQRTHSKERPFSCGECGKGFTRQSKLTEHFRVHSGERPFQCPECDRSFRLKGQLLNHQRLHTGERPFQCPECGKSYRVKADMKAHQLLHSGRMPFSCQCGKGFAKQSKLVEHMRTHTGEKPFQCPQCDKSFRLKAQLLSHQGLHTGERPFHCPECDKNFRERGHMLRHQRIHRPERPFACGDCGKGFIYKSKLVEHIRVHTKSCRVPREPDIKKRLSQLFAMIEADWS is encoded by the exons ATAATGGACTTCCAAAACCACAACTAATATCCTGGATTGAACTTGGGAGAGAGCTCTTTGGCAgctggggagaagaagagaaactaGAGAAAGGGATTCGCTCCTCTATAGATGATGTGCACTTTCATCTAGTTATTGAGGAACCGCTATTTGAGA gtggGCAGCAATCTGTGAAGTCAAGAGCAGTCACATGCCGTATGCAGTTAAATCCTCTGGAGAGTCAGCATTCCTTTGGGCTTGTTTtaggaggaaaggaagatgtTTCCCTCGGGCATGACCAAGGCATCGGTCTTGtaaatgcacagacacacagcctCGGGACTCTAGTTTCCACAGTGCACAGTTCCAGTGAGGCTGCCCAAAAAGGACTCTGGAGTCACAGAACTCCGGATCTCCCTGGCTTGCAAAAAGTCACCTCTGGGCAGAGTACCCAACACTCTTGTCCTGTCTGTGCTGAGAACTCTCGGGAGGAGAATCACTTAGTGAAGCACCGAAAGGGTCACCCCAAGAACCCATCATGTAGGGTCTGGAAGAAGGTCAGCAGGCAGACTGGGTCACAACAGCAGTGGAGTTTCTCGTGTCCTGAGTGTGGGAAGAGCTTCTGCCTGAAGCAGTATCTGGTGAGACATCTAGATGCCCATACAAAGAAGAGACCACCTCAGTGCCCTACATGCAAAGTGTACTTCCATCATGAGCATACCCTTTCCAGCTGTCATCTCAAGAACAATTCTTCCCAGCACCCCAAATGTGACAAGAGCTTCCCAATGGATAGCAATGTTCACCAATACCAGCAGAGCCAGGAGAGGCCAACCTCCTGGAGGGAAGACCCCATGGTGCCCTCAAGACAGAAGCCAGATCCCAGCCTGGACTATGAGGGCAGCTGCCACAAGGGTAGCAAGCTGAAGGCCCTGGAGTGTGGCTGCAGCCTAGGTGAGGATAAACCCTGCTCATGCACAGAATGTGGTGGTTGCTTCCTCTCACGGTCTAAGCAGGCCATCCTCTGCAGggcacacacaggagaaaaaccCTTTGGGTGTCcagagagcaacaagtgcttctGCCTGAGAGACCTGCAGATTGTCCACCGGAGTGTGCATGGTGAGGAGAGACGGTTCTCCTGTAGGAAGTGTGGGCAGGGCTTCACTAAACATTGCAAATTCACAGAACATGCCCGAGACATCAGTGGGGAGAAATCTTTCTGGTGTACCCAGTGTGGAAGGAACTTCAGCCCAAAGGGACAGCCGCTGAGGCACCCGCGGCTTCACCCAGAGGAAAAGCCCTTTCAATGCACAGTGTGTGACTTATGCTTCCGTCTGAAGAGCAGGCTGAGAGAAAGGCCATTCTCCTGCAGCGAGTGTGGCCGAGCCTTCACCCATCAGTGCAAGCTCCGTGAGCATCTCAGAGTGCACAGCGGAGAGAGGCCCTTTCGGTGTCCCGAGTGCCACAAGAGCTTCCGCCTGAAGGGCATCCTGAAGGCCCACCAGCGCACCCACAGCAAGGAGAGGCCGTTCTCTTGCGGGGAGTGCGGCAAGGGCTTCACCAGACAGTCTAAGCTCACAGAGCACTTCCGTGTCCACAGTGGAGAGAGGCCCTTCCAGTGTCCAGAGTGTGACAGGAGCTTTCGCCTAAAGGGGCAGCTGCTTAACCATCAGCGCCTACACACGGGAGAGAGACCCTTCCAGTGCCCGGAGTGTGGCAAGAGCTACCGTGTGAAGGCCGACATGAAGGCACACCAGCTGCTGCACAGCGGCCGGATGCCGTTCTCCTGCCAGTGTGGGAAGGGCTTTGCCAAACAGTCTAAACTCGTGGAACACATGaggacacacacaggagagaagccTTTTCAGTGTCCCCAGTGTGACAAGAGCTTCCGATTGAAGGCTCAGCTGCTCAGCCACCAGGGCCTGCATACAGGCGAGAGACCTTTCCATTGCCCCGAATGTGATAAAAACTTCCGGGAAAGGGGTCACATGCTCAGGCACCAGCGCATCCACAGGCCTGAGAGGCCCTTTGCCTGTGGGGACTGTGGGAAAGGTTTCATTTATAAGTCCAAACTGGTTGAGCACATTAGAGTGCACACAAAGTCCTGCCGGGTTCCACGTGAGCCTGACATTAAGAAAAGGCTTAGCCAACTGTTTGCAATGATCGAGGCTGACTGGAGTTGA